The following is a genomic window from Algiphilus sp..
CAGCTCACTGCGCGCGTGCAGGGCGCCATGCCGGAACTGCGCGCGCGGGTGCAGGGCTCGGCGCGCGGGCTCGCGGCCGCCGGCGTGTCGATCAACAGCCTGGGCATCGATGCGGACGTCGCCCTCGACGGCGCGACGCAGGCCACGATCAAGGTCGGGGAAGTGCGCTCCGGCGGCGCCGAGCCGGTGGTGCGCAGCGCCCTGGTTCAGCTCGACGGCCGCATGTCCGCGCATACGCTGCGCACCCGCGCGACGCTGGCGCAGGGCAGCGTCGAGGCCATACTGGAGGGCGGAGCCGAGCTCGACGCGCGCCGCTGGAGCGGTCGCATCGAATCCCTGCGCCTGGACCCGCTGACCGGCCGCATCCCGGCGTGGGACCTGCGCGCGCCGGTGGCGCTGGCGCTCGGCCCGAGCCGCGTGCGGCTGGAGGAAGCCTGCCTGGACAGCGGCGAGAACGCCGCCCTCTGCGTGCGCGCCGCAGTGCAGGACGGCGCCGTCGAGGCCGACTACCGCCTGGAGCGCTTCGCGCTCGACGCGCTCTCCGCCTTCCTGCCCGCCGGCATGCGCGTCGACGGCGGGCTCAGCGGCTCCGGCCGGATACGCATGCGCGACGGCGCCATCGCCGAGCTCGACAGCACGATCGAGATCGCGCCCGGGCGCATCAGCGTGCCCAAGCGTCCCGAGCTGCGCTTCGGCCCCGGCACGCTGACCGCGAGCGGCACCGGCGACGGCCGCCTGCAGACGGCGCTGTCGGTGGGCGTCGCCGGCGGCGAGCTCGACGGCGAGGCCGCGCTCGGCCTGACCCCCGACGCCGCGCTCGCCGGTGCGCTCGACCTGACGCTACCGAGCATCGACTTCGTCCCGCTGTTCACCGGCGAAGTGCTCGAGGCCGCCGGCGATCTGCGCGCGAACGTACGGCTGGGCGGCACGATGGGCGAACCGGATATCGACGCCAGCGCCGAGCTCGCCGAAGGCCGGCTGATGCTGCGCACGCCGGGCATCGACATCCGCGACATCAGCGGCTCGGTCGCCACCACCGAGGATGACCGCCTGACGCTGGCCCTGGAGGCGCGCTCCGGCGACGGGGAGATCCGGGTCGACGGCGATGCCGCACTCGATGCCGATCCGCTGCGGGCCGAGCTGAGCGTCACCGGCGCCGACTTCCAGGCAGCCAACCTGCCCGAGGTCAGCGCCTGGATATCCCCGGACCTCCGGATCCGCGTCGCCGAGCGCGTCGAGATCCGCGGGACCGTCACCGTCCCGCGCGCGCGCATCGAGCCGCAGAAGTTCTCCGGCGGTGGCGGCGAGGGCCCGCACGCCGACCAGGTCTTCGTCGACGACGATGGCGAGGTCGAGGTCCGGACCGGCCTGCCCGTGGACGCGCGGATCACGCTCGCGCTGGGGGACGCGGTATCGCTGACCGGCTACGGACTGGAGACCCGGCTCGCCGGCTCCATCACCGTCATCGAGGAGCCCAACCGCGTCACGCGCGCACGCGGCGCGCTGACCCTGGAGGAGGGGCGCTACGACGCCTACGGCCAGCGCCTGCGCATCGAGCGCGGGCGCATCGTCTTCGCGGGCGGTCCGGTGGCACAGCCCGGCCTCGACTTCGAGGCGGTGCGCAATCCGGCGGAGGACATCACCGTGGGCGTGCGCGTGCGCGGCACCATCGAGAAGCCCGAGTTCGAGCTGTTCTCGGATCCGCCGATGACGCAGAACGAGCAGCTGAGCTGGCTGGTGCTCGGCCGGCCGCCGCCGGAGGGCGGACCGAGCGAGGGCGACAGCTCGGCGCTGGCCGCCGCGGCGCTGGCGCTGGGCCTCTCCGGCGGTGACTGGCTGGCGCGCGAGATCGGCGGCAAGATCGGCGTCGACGAGATATCCGTGGGCGCGGCCGACAGCGAGGACAGCTCGCAGGCGCGGTTGACCGTCGGCAAGTACATCGGCACCCGGCTCTACATCAGCTACGGCGTCAGCCTGTTCCAGCCCGGCCACATCTTCACGATGCGCTACGACCTCGGCAACGGTTTCTCGATCCAGACCGAGGCCGGCGTCGAGAGCGGCGGCGACCTGCTGTACAGCCACGAACGGTGACGGCCGCGGGTTCCGCACCCGCGCGTTGATGCGCGCGTGTGCTGCGGGGCGGGAATCATCACGGAGGATGGCGTGCCACCCGGCGGCGCCCGCCGCTACGGTGCGCACCGCCCTCTTCCCGCCACCGGGGAGAGGAGCCGGCGGGCGGGGCCGCGCCCAGCGCCGGGCCGCCTCCCTGCCCGAATCGACTAGCCGGAGCTCTGGCTCGCTGCCCGCTCGGCGGCCTCGCGGGCGCGGTCGAGCGCGGCGAGGCGCTCCTGCTCACGCGAGATGTAGCTGGTCCACTGGCGCGCGGCGGCCTCGGACTGCTCGTAGCGGGAGGCGCGCGAAAAGGCGGCCTTGGCTTCCTCGAGGCGGTCCATGTTGTAGAGCGCGAGGCCCTCGGTCATGCGCGCCTGGTCGGGGCGCTTGAGGTTGCCGCGCTCGACGGCCCGGCGCGCGGCGGCGAGCGCTTCGGTCCACTCGGCCTGCTCGGCGTGGATCTGCGCCAGACGCAGGTAGAGCTCACCGTCATCGGCGCGCTGTGCCGCGCGGTTGAGGGCGTCCTCGGCCTTGTCGTACTCCTTGGCCAGCATCCAGGCGTCGGCCAGCATGCGCAGACTGGTGACGTCGGGCTCGATGACGCCCTTGTCGAATCCCTCGGCGAGCACGGCCGCCGCCTTGTAGGGCACGTCGTTGGCGAGCAGGAGCTGCCCCAGGGTGCGGTAGTCGTTGCTGGTGCGCAGCAGGCCCTGCTCGTAGGCGCTCTGCATGGCGGAGAGCTGCTTCTTGCTGTCGCCGAGCTCGCCGTAGACCGCCGAGAGCTGGGTCCAGTACTCGCGGCTGGGGAACTGCGCGACCAGCTGCTTGAGGACATTGCGCAGCGCGCCGTAGTCCTCCCTGGTGTAGTGGATCGCGCGCAGCAGCAGCAGCCAGTTCTCGCGCACCTTGCCGCCTTCGGCGCGGGTCATGTCGACGGCGGTCTCGATGGGCTGCAGGGCGCGGTCGTACTCCTTGAGCTGGAACAGGGCCTGCCCGAGCAGGATGTACGCGCTGGCGCTGGGCTTGTCCTCCATCGCGAACCAGCGGTCGAGCGTCTGCACGCCGTCGCGGTAGCGCTCGGAGGCGATCTGGATCTGCCCGAGGCTGTAGAGGGTGTTCTTCTCCAGCGACTCCGGCAGGGCTTCCTGGGCGAGCACCTTGTTGTAGGCGTCGATGGCGCCCGCGTAGTTGTCGCGGCTGTACTGGATGTAGGCCATGAGGTTGTAGCTCATGGCGGCCTCGTAGCTGTTGAGGTTGGAATCCAGCAGGCTGTCGAGGATCTTGAGCGCATCGCCGAAGCGCTCGGCCTCCGCGGCCTCGCGCACGCGCGTGATCTGCTTGTAGACGTTCTCGCGCATCGACGGCGTGCGCTTGGTGCGCACATTGGGGTCGCGCTGGTCGTCTGCCGCCGCCGCGGTCTGCCAGACCACCGGCACGGTCATCGTCGCCGGTGCGGCGATGAAGGCGGAGAGGAGGAGAAGCGAGGGGATGCGGAGTCTGGTCATCGTTCGAGCTCGAAACGGATGAGGTTCTGCACGCCGGAGACCTCGACGGCCTGACCGTCGATGACGCGCGGCTTGTACTTGAACTTCTGGGCGGCCTCGATGGCGGCGCGGTCGAAGATGTTCTGCGGCTCGGCGTCGACCACCTTGATGCCCTGGGTACTGCCCGAGGTCGTGACGGTGAACTCGACCAGCACCCAGCCCTCGATGCCGCGCTGGAGCGCGCGCTGCGGATAGACCGGCGACACCTTGACGATGGGCAGGTACTCGCCGTCGCCGGAGCCGCCGCCCATGTCGCCGGCGTCGACGTTGATCTCGGGATTGATGCCGACGGCGCCGATGTCCATGGACTGGTTCACGTCCGCGTTCATCTGCTGCTGCGGCGTCTCGGGCTGTGGCGGCGGCTTCTCGGGCTCGGGCGGCTTCTCGGGCTTGCGCCGCTTCTCCTCGACCTGCTCTTCCTGGTCGACGCGCACGAAGTCGACGACGCGGCCCTCGTACTCGTCGGTGAGCGCGCTCTTGCCCGATTCGATGAGGAGCTGCATCAGGAAGAAGACCGCGAAGGTGACGACGATGGCCGCCGGCAGCGCAACCAGCACGCGCAGCGGCCCGCGGCCGCCGTCCCCGTTGCCTCTGGCGGCCGCGGCGGTCATCGGCGCTCGGTCGCGATCGCGACTTCGTAGACGCCGGCCTGGCGCGAGGCATCCATGACCGCGACCAGCTGCTTGGTGGAGGCGGCTTCATCGGCCTGGATCACCACCGTGCCCTGCGGGTTCTCGGCGTGCAGGCGCTCGATGTTGGCGCGCAGCGAATCGATCTCGACGCGGCGACGATCGATGAAGATGGCGCCGCTGCTGTCGATGGCGATGAGGATGTTGGCGCGGTCCTGCTGCGTCGCCGTCTGGGCGTCGGGCCGGTTGACGTCGATGCCCGATTCCTTGACGAAGGTCGCCGTGACGATGAAGAAGATGAGCATGATGAAGACGATGTCGAGCATCGGCGTGATGTCGATCGCCGATTCCTCTTCCTGCTCCGCCGCCTGGCTGAATAGTTCACGCATGGATACGGATTCCTAGTGATCGAAGGTGAGCGCGTCTTCGAGATGGGTCTGCTGCAGCTTGGCGCGGCGCTCGAGCAGGGCGATGAAGAACACGCCGGTG
Proteins encoded in this region:
- a CDS encoding tetratricopeptide repeat protein, with product MTRLRIPSLLLLSAFIAAPATMTVPVVWQTAAAADDQRDPNVRTKRTPSMRENVYKQITRVREAAEAERFGDALKILDSLLDSNLNSYEAAMSYNLMAYIQYSRDNYAGAIDAYNKVLAQEALPESLEKNTLYSLGQIQIASERYRDGVQTLDRWFAMEDKPSASAYILLGQALFQLKEYDRALQPIETAVDMTRAEGGKVRENWLLLLRAIHYTREDYGALRNVLKQLVAQFPSREYWTQLSAVYGELGDSKKQLSAMQSAYEQGLLRTSNDYRTLGQLLLANDVPYKAAAVLAEGFDKGVIEPDVTSLRMLADAWMLAKEYDKAEDALNRAAQRADDGELYLRLAQIHAEQAEWTEALAAARRAVERGNLKRPDQARMTEGLALYNMDRLEEAKAAFSRASRYEQSEAAARQWTSYISREQERLAALDRAREAAERAASQSSG
- a CDS encoding translocation/assembly module TamB domain-containing protein; translated protein: MRRAARWLGFIARLTSGVITAALLIVVFLFGWLGLTTGGLRAAVALADDIAGETFDVASVDGRLLGTLELGGIRIATPGATVTVERFRFGWIPGWLPEMSFFVRTLEAEGVTVALHETEPAPPDAPPAGPLDVLIPLRVTLADTRITDLRVTRDDATLAQVDSATLSAWAAGRRVRVESFAVDAPAYGRYSMEADVRLPKGGVEITGLSLEGAGTLTASGSLPVGGDIPLDLALDWQDLHWPAGAATAERLATSPRGSARVTGTLATPEVDADIALAPGGEIAIAGAWRGADGFEARVSWQDLQDPASADAPLWRSPSGSLEASGMPGDWRARVEAAAEVMLAADEDAGEDTALPGSLTLALDGEAHGATDHATIDRLVVDALDGSVRTSGRVAWAPEVDGTLDLALRGIDPAALAADFPGRISGTAKTRFRLPESGPDVQFDVAIADSELRGFPLALDAKGTFRESVVRIERARLRSADSTLRASGRATPPFALDLALDSPDLSQFIPDVGGQAQLTARVQGAMPELRARVQGSARGLAAAGVSINSLGIDADVALDGATQATIKVGEVRSGGAEPVVRSALVQLDGRMSAHTLRTRATLAQGSVEAILEGGAELDARRWSGRIESLRLDPLTGRIPAWDLRAPVALALGPSRVRLEEACLDSGENAALCVRAAVQDGAVEADYRLERFALDALSAFLPAGMRVDGGLSGSGRIRMRDGAIAELDSTIEIAPGRISVPKRPELRFGPGTLTASGTGDGRLQTALSVGVAGGELDGEAALGLTPDAALAGALDLTLPSIDFVPLFTGEVLEAAGDLRANVRLGGTMGEPDIDASAELAEGRLMLRTPGIDIRDISGSVATTEDDRLTLALEARSGDGEIRVDGDAALDADPLRAELSVTGADFQAANLPEVSAWISPDLRIRVAERVEIRGTVTVPRARIEPQKFSGGGGEGPHADQVFVDDDGEVEVRTGLPVDARITLALGDAVSLTGYGLETRLAGSITVIEEPNRVTRARGALTLEEGRYDAYGQRLRIERGRIVFAGGPVAQPGLDFEAVRNPAEDITVGVRVRGTIEKPEFELFSDPPMTQNEQLSWLVLGRPPPEGGPSEGDSSALAAAALALGLSGGDWLAREIGGKIGVDEISVGAADSEDSSQARLTVGKYIGTRLYISYGVSLFQPGHIFTMRYDLGNGFSIQTEAGVESGGDLLYSHER
- a CDS encoding biopolymer transporter ExbD, with product MRELFSQAAEQEEESAIDITPMLDIVFIMLIFFIVTATFVKESGIDVNRPDAQTATQQDRANILIAIDSSGAIFIDRRRVEIDSLRANIERLHAENPQGTVVIQADEAASTKQLVAVMDASRQAGVYEVAIATERR
- a CDS encoding energy transducer TonB; protein product: MTAAAARGNGDGGRGPLRVLVALPAAIVVTFAVFFLMQLLIESGKSALTDEYEGRVVDFVRVDQEEQVEEKRRKPEKPPEPEKPPPQPETPQQQMNADVNQSMDIGAVGINPEINVDAGDMGGGSGDGEYLPIVKVSPVYPQRALQRGIEGWVLVEFTVTTSGSTQGIKVVDAEPQNIFDRAAIEAAQKFKYKPRVIDGQAVEVSGVQNLIRFELER